ACGGCTCCGGCGGTCCCCGCCCGACAGAGGGAGAGACATGAGCAAGGCCCCGAGGACGGACACGCAGCCGCCTGCGCAGCACGGTGCCGACAGCCACGACCTGATCCGCGTGCACGGCGCGCGCGAGAACAACCTCAAGGACGTCAGCATCGAGATCCCGAAGCGCCGGCTGACGGTGTTCACCGGCGTCTCCGGCTCGGGCAAGAGTTCGCTGGTGTTCAACACCATCGCGGCGGAGTCGCAGCGGCTGATCAACGAGACCTACAGCGCGTTCGTGCAGGGCTTCATGCCGACCCTGGCACGGCCCGAGGTCGACGTCCTCGACGGGCTGACCACCGTGATCACCGTCGACCAGCAGCGGATGGGCGCCGACCCCCGCTCCACGGTCGGCACCGCGACCGACGCCAACGCCATGCTGCGCATCCTGTTCAGCCGGCTCGGCACGCCGCACATCGGCCCGCCCAGCGCGTACGCCTTCAACGTGCCCTCCGTCCGGGCGAGCGGCGCGATCACCGTCGAGCGCGGCGCGCGGAAGGCCGTGAAGGCGACCTTCAACCGCACCGGCGGCATGTGCCCGCGCTGCGAGGGGCGCGGCGCGGTCTCCGACATCGACCTCGACCAGCTGTACGACGACTCCAAGTCGCTCGCCGACGGCGCGATCACCGTTCCCGGATACAAGGCGGGCGGCTGGAACTACCGGCTGTACAGCGAGTCGGGCTTCTACGACCCGCAGAAGCCGATCCGCGAGTACACCGAGAAGGAGCTGCACGACTTCCTGCACCACGAGCCGGTCAGGATGAAGATCGCGGGCATCAACATGACCTACGAGGGTCTGATCCCGCGGATCCAGAAGTCGATGCTGGCCAAGGACCGCGAGGGGATGCAGCCGCACGTCCGGGAGTTCGTCGACCGTGCGGTCACCTTCACCACCTGCCCCGAGTGCGAGGGCACCCGGCTCAGCGAGGGGGCCAGGGCCTCCAAGATCGGGCGGATCAGCATCGCCGACGCCTGCGCGATGGAGATCAGGGACCTGGCGGCCTGGATCCGCGGACTCGACGAGCCCTCGGTGGCGCCGCTGCTCGCCTCGCTGCAGCAGACCCTCGACTCCTTCGTGGAGATCGGCCTCGGCTACCTCTCGCTCGACCGGGCGTCCGGCACGCTCTCCGGCGGCGAGGCGCAGCGGGTCAAGATGATCCGCCACCTCGGCTCCGCGCTGACCGACGTCACCTATGTCTTCGACGAGCCCACCGCGGGCCTGCACCCGCACGACATCCAGCGGATGAACGAGC
This genomic window from Streptomyces sp. TLI_235 contains:
- a CDS encoding excinuclease ABC A subunit produces the protein MSKAPRTDTQPPAQHGADSHDLIRVHGARENNLKDVSIEIPKRRLTVFTGVSGSGKSSLVFNTIAAESQRLINETYSAFVQGFMPTLARPEVDVLDGLTTVITVDQQRMGADPRSTVGTATDANAMLRILFSRLGTPHIGPPSAYAFNVPSVRASGAITVERGARKAVKATFNRTGGMCPRCEGRGAVSDIDLDQLYDDSKSLADGAITVPGYKAGGWNYRLYSESGFYDPQKPIREYTEKELHDFLHHEPVRMKIAGINMTYEGLIPRIQKSMLAKDREGMQPHVREFVDRAVTFTTCPECEGTRLSEGARASKIGRISIADACAMEIRDLAAWIRGLDEPSVAPLLASLQQTLDSFVEIGLGYLSLDRASGTLSGGEAQRVKMIRHLGSALTDVTYVFDEPTAGLHPHDIQRMNELLLRLRDKGNTVLVVEHKPEVIAIADHVVDLGPGAGTAGGAVCFEGTVDELRAADTVTGRHLDDRAGLKESVRKPAGALEIRGATANNLRDVDVDIPLGVLTVVTGVAGSGKSSLLHGSLPKQAGAAGAGVVSVDQAPIRGSRRSNPATYSGLLEPIRKAFAKANGVKPALFSANSEGACPTCNGAGVVYTDLAMMAGVASTCEECEGKRFDASVLEYRLDGRDISEVLAMSVAEAEEFFGAGEAHTPAAHRILGRLSDVGLGYLTIGQPLTTLSGGERQRLKLAARMAEKGGVYVLDEPTNGLHLADVEQLLGLLDRLVDSGKSVVVIEHHQAVMAHADWIVDLGPGAGHDGGRIVFEGTPADLVADRSTLTGEHLAAYVGA